From the Colletotrichum lupini chromosome 1, complete sequence genome, the window TACATAAACTCTTTCATAGCTTCCTCTTGGTAATGTAAGCTTTCCAGGGGCCCAAGTAAATCATGCCGCTGTAAGTCACATCTGTCGACCAGTATGATCAGCCAAAATCTAACTGATAAACAGACACCTACTGGGCAAAAAGTCTTGGAACGTCTACAATGCGGACAACATCGCCCGTGTCCGTCGCGATGAGGCTGCCGCAAAGGCCAAGGAGGAGGCCGAGGAGCAGCGCATGCAAGAAGTCGATGCCGAGCGCCGACTAGCTATCTTACGGGGTGAGGAGCCACCGCCACTGCCTCCAACAGAAGAAACCCCTGACGATGAGCCAAGACATCGGGACCGTGATGCCGGTTCGTTCGGCAGGGAGAGAAAGAAGCGCAAGCGCGCTGGCGAGGACGACACTGACTTTGAGTTACGTGTTGCAAGAGAGCGTTCAGGCGTCGTGCAAACAGCCAACGAGACCTTGCGCAAGTCAACCAGCTCTGCGCCGATCGTAGATGCAGCTGGGCACATTGATCTTTTTGGCGAAGAACGAAAACAGGGTCGCCATCTAAAGAATGAAGAGGCGGAGAAGGAAGCGGCAAAAAGGAAGAAGGAAATGGAGGACCAGTACACAATGCGATTATCAAATGCGGCCGGCAAGGACGGTATGGTCGGCCCTTGGTACGCAGCATCTGGGTCAAGAGCTGAACTCGCAGAGCTCGAGCCCGCCGGCAAGGACGCATTTGGCAACGAAGACCCagggaggaagaagagagacGAACAGAGGATAGTAGCGAATGATCCTCTTGCCATGATGAAGATGGGAGCATCCAGAGTAAGAGAGGTGAAGAAGGAGCGCCAAAGATTTGAAGCCGAGCGACAGAGAGAGCTCGAGCAGCTGCGCAAGGAGGAGAAGCGAAAGGAGAGACATGAGCGGCGAAAACGAGAGCATCGGAGGAATGAAAAACGCCACCCTCGAGAGAGGTCTCGTGAAAAGGATGATGGTGAAGCCAGATCCCTTTCGAGGAGGGAGAGCGAACGCCATCCTCGGTCCAGTCGAGAAGATGAGCGCCGTCGGAGCAGGGACCGTCATCAAGAAGAGAGAAATCACCGACACGAAAGAAGGGACGAAAGCGATAGGCGATCTAGAAGAGATGAAAGGAGCCGCCATGAAGGAAGAGATGAGAAGAAGCACGAACGAAGCAAACGAGACTCTGACTCACGACACCGAGATGACCACCGACGGTCGGGAGAACCTTAAGAACCAAGAAAGTTTCAATTATGGCAGTAAAAATGATATTTCTATCTACGAGAGAAGGGCAGAAACAGCTAGTTGTGATATCGAAGCCAAGCCAGTCACAGTCACGAGCGGTCATCGAAATACCATCACTAGACCGAGCAAATCAGGCCGATTTGCACAACTTGCCACTGTTGAGGTTGTAATTCCAAGCATCGCTTCCGACGCCCGACAAGACGAACAGACTCTCGGAAGGGTCATATTTGCTCTTGATCTCAACCAGACGGTCGTAGGAAGTACCGTAAAAGTCCTCCTTGAACATGGAGTCAAAAGCATTGCCCTCGTTCATGTAGGAGCCAGCACCCGGTGCCCACTCGCGCCAGACGGGCTCCTTGGTCTCTTCCAGCCACTGCGCGACACCGTCGAGAGCCTCTTGGGGCGCCGCGTTAGGATCCGCCGATGCGCCGTAGCTCATCAGGTGGATGTACGTAGAGCGCCACATCGGGTTGAGGGCACCTCGCATCACCTCGGGGACGTTGCGAGGCCCCAGCCCGCCTTGCAGACCGATGACCATGAGGGCGCTACCCGTGGGGTTCTGCGGCACGCTGAGACGCTGGAGGTACCCAGAGACGGCCGACACCGGAGTCTCCGCGAGTTCCTTGCGTCCGAGGAGGCGACTCGTCATCATCCCAGCCCCGGCTGCGCTGGGCGATGTGTTCAGGCTCTCGAAGAAGCTCATAAAGTCAGGCTGCGATGACGGCTCGCTCAGGGTGACTGTGACAGATTTGTTGCCCACCTCTGCGAGGATGCGAGCTCTAACGGGCTCGAGGAGCAAGGTCATCTTCTCTGCTGTCGTGTTGTACGCGAAGAAGCCAATGGAGGCGGTGACCTTGCGGACAGTCTCGGACGAGTTGGCAGGTAGAGCTCCGGCGCTGAACATGCCGGTCCCGGTGAGAGTCCCGTCCATCAAGTCAGGCATACTGGCGAGCAGGGCTGCGGCACCTCTCCAAGCCGCCTCTCTGGAGGTAGTGTCGTTGCCGACGGCCGACACTTGGATGCCGCTGGAGACAACATTGCCCGGCGGGGGGTTCGCCTTGATGACGTACTCGGAGACGAGGCCGTACTGGCCGGCGCCTCCGCCGCGGACGGCCCATAGAAGATCCTGGTTTTGCGCCTCGTTGGCGACAAGGATCTGGCCGTCGGTCGTCACGACGCGCACTTGCAGGATCTGGTCTGCCGCGAGGCCGTATGTGCTCGAGAGGGGACCGTGACCGCCTCCCTGCATGTGTCCGCCGACTCCGACTGTCTCATCAACGCCCCCGACAACAACCTTGTTGAACTTGGCTGCTCCTCGAGAGGCAGAGCCCCAGTTGTGGCCGCTTCCCAAGGTGAGTGCCGCCTCGGTTCTATTATCGCTGGGGGAACTCCACTCGGGGTGGTATTCGAGTTGTTTGAAGTTGTGAGTCCAGATGGACAGCGAGTAGGCGCCGGAAGAGCTAGAGTCAGGTTAGTGCACTGAAAGCTCTGGGGATGAGATTGAAGACATCTTACCGGCCGTTGAGATCGTGCCCAGTTCCCTTGATGACGATGCGAATGTTCCGCGAGCTGGCCCAGCCCATGGCAGTGGCAATCTGCTCTTCCGTCGTGGCGTTCACAACGTACTGCGGCGAGCCGCCAATCTCGCAACCCTTGGCCGCGGACTCACTCGGAGGGAGACACGAGTTGTTGGCGTAGATGGAGGAGTCGATGGACTCAGGAAGGGATGCGTGGTAGGCGGAGTATCCCCATCCCTTCTCGACGTCTTCGCACGACTGCAAGGAGCCGAACGGGTTTCCGGCGTAGCAGGAGGATGCGGCGGGTCGAGTCTTGATGAGAACACCGTCTATTGTTGCGTTCAGCGTCGACCAATCCTCGTCGGACGGCCATGCAGCATCGTCGGGGGTGACTTTGCATGTCTGCTGCGCGGAGACGCCTAGAGCGCAGACGGTTACCAGGAACGAGATGACGGTTTTGGCAGCCATTGTGGTAACGAGAGAAGGTGACGGGCTTGTGTGCGTGCCTGTGAGATACTACCAATGATAAAGGCCATGATGCGGTCTCGATGGGCATTTTTATATCAGAACGGTGGACTCCGCCATCTTCTCATTTTCGTATCGTTGAACGACATTCCACTTTCGTCACATTTGCCATCGCTACAGATGTTCAGTACCAATTTCGTCACGATACTAGTTGTCCCGGTCCAAGTCACATCAGACGGAAAGTTTCCACAGGGCTATGTCGACGGCGCGGAGGGCACGAGGGTATCTCCCCTGATTGCCGAGCCTCCGAGACGCGTACAATGTGCTGTGGCTAGTGTAATAAGGCATGAGAAAACAGGGTATTAAGAAAAAGCCCACTCAAAAGTCGGTATTTGTGATGACGATATGCCTCCGAA encodes:
- a CDS encoding FAD-dependent monooxygenase, encoding MAAKTVISFLVTVCALGVSAQQTCKVTPDDAAWPSDEDWSTLNATIDGVLIKTRPAASSCYAGNPFGSLQSCEDVEKGWGYSAYHASLPESIDSSIYANNSCLPPSESAAKGCEIGGSPQYVVNATTEEQIATAMGWASSRNIRIVIKGTGHDLNGRSSGAYSLSIWTHNFKQLEYHPEWSSPSDNRTEAALTLGSGHNWGSASRGAAKFNKVVVGGVDETVGVGGHMQGGGHGPLSSTYGLAADQILQVRVVTTDGQILVANEAQNQDLLWAVRGGGAGQYGLVSEYVIKANPPPGNVVSSGIQVSAVGNDTTSREAAWRGAAALLASMPDLMDGTLTGTGMFSAGALPANSSETVRKVTASIGFFAYNTTAEKMTLLLEPVRARILAEVGNKSVTVTLSEPSSQPDFMSFFESLNTSPSAAGAGMMTSRLLGRKELAETPVSAVSGYLQRLSVPQNPTGSALMVIGLQGGLGPRNVPEVMRGALNPMWRSTYIHLMSYGASADPNAAPQEALDGVAQWLEETKEPVWREWAPGAGSYMNEGNAFDSMFKEDFYGTSYDRLVEIKSKYDPSESLFVLSGVGSDAWNYNLNSGKLCKSA
- a CDS encoding blastn match against entry EMBL yields the protein MPLHLLGKKSWNVYNADNIARVRRDEAAAKAKEEAEEQRMQEVDAERRLAILRGEEPPPLPPTEETPDDEPRHRDRDAGSFGRERKKRKRAGEDDTDFELRVARERSGVVQTANETLRKSTSSAPIVDAAGHIDLFGEERKQGRHLKNEEAEKEAAKRKKEMEDQYTMRLSNAAGKDGMVGPWYAASGSRAELAELEPAGKDAFGNEDPGRKKRDEQRIVANDPLAMMKMGASRVREVKKERQRFEAERQRELEQLRKEEKRKERHERRKREHRRNEKRHPRERSREKDDGEARSLSRRESERHPRSSREDERRRSRDRHQEERNHRHERRDESDRRSRRDERSRHEGRDEKKHERSKRDSDSRHRDDHRRSGEP